One genomic segment of Trichococcus shcherbakoviae includes these proteins:
- a CDS encoding YlbF family regulator, producing the protein MIINEAYFALEDQTFRLVEAICSGETMSSYKEAKRLLAKNEEANAKIRAFNEAKEAYERVEAYPEFAPDYAEIKQRVYQAKRIMDLDESVYRFRTAERELQLLLDKVSERLAHAISPNILVSAGDPFFQSGESNMPAACQIHISSRG; encoded by the coding sequence ATGATCATCAATGAAGCGTACTTTGCGTTGGAAGACCAAACATTCCGGCTTGTGGAAGCAATCTGCAGCGGAGAAACTATGTCATCTTATAAGGAAGCAAAGCGTCTTCTGGCAAAAAATGAAGAGGCCAACGCTAAGATAAGGGCATTCAATGAAGCAAAAGAGGCATACGAACGGGTCGAAGCCTACCCTGAATTTGCACCGGATTATGCGGAAATCAAACAACGCGTTTACCAGGCGAAGCGGATCATGGATTTGGATGAATCCGTCTATCGCTTTCGGACAGCGGAACGTGAATTGCAACTGCTTTTGGACAAGGTTTCCGAGCGATTGGCGCATGCCATTTCACCGAATATATTGGTTTCTGCAGGGGACCCATTTTTTCAATCAGGAGAATCAAACATGCCTGCAGCTTGCCAGATACATATTTCCAGTAGGGGGTAA
- a CDS encoding YlbG family protein, translated as MSLEVTKRQGIVVWVYTLRQIKNLKRYGYIHYVSNRMKYVLLYVDQEEAQATAEKLNSLHFVRKVELSHRPEIDMTLKNALPDRKDRSNPESEYNVSAFETKTYSF; from the coding sequence ATGAGTTTAGAAGTGACCAAAAGGCAGGGCATCGTCGTCTGGGTCTATACCTTGAGACAGATCAAAAATTTGAAAAGATACGGCTATATCCATTATGTTTCCAACAGAATGAAGTATGTCTTATTGTACGTCGACCAAGAAGAGGCACAGGCTACAGCAGAAAAATTGAACAGTCTGCATTTTGTCAGGAAAGTGGAATTGTCGCATCGTCCTGAAATCGACATGACCCTGAAGAATGCTCTTCCTGACAGGAAAGATCGCAGTAATCCTGAATCGGAATACAACGTATCCGCTTTTGAAACGAAGACATATTCTTTTTAG
- the rsmD gene encoding 16S rRNA (guanine(966)-N(2))-methyltransferase RsmD — protein sequence MRVIAGEYKGRRLKSVPGSNTRPTTDKVKESLFNIIGPFFDGGISLDMFAGSGGLSIEAVSRGIDRAVLFEKNRKALDTIKENIAVTKEAEKFTIYAGDARKNLRVFASENPNTQFSLVFLDPPYAEEKTVADITEMIALQLVNEETVFVCEMAKENTLPEQIGPYGKWKRAVYGTIAIEMFDYYQEG from the coding sequence ATGCGAGTTATCGCAGGAGAATACAAAGGACGCAGATTGAAAAGCGTTCCTGGCAGCAATACACGCCCAACGACGGACAAGGTCAAAGAGTCCTTGTTCAATATCATCGGTCCGTTCTTTGATGGCGGAATCAGCTTGGATATGTTTGCAGGCAGCGGTGGCTTATCAATCGAAGCGGTTTCCCGCGGGATAGACAGAGCGGTGTTGTTCGAAAAGAACCGAAAAGCGCTTGATACGATCAAGGAAAACATCGCGGTCACAAAGGAAGCGGAGAAATTCACTATTTATGCAGGGGATGCGCGAAAAAATCTGCGTGTCTTTGCCTCGGAAAATCCGAATACGCAATTTTCTTTGGTCTTCCTTGATCCGCCGTATGCTGAAGAAAAGACAGTGGCTGACATCACTGAAATGATCGCTTTGCAGTTAGTCAACGAAGAAACCGTATTTGTTTGTGAAATGGCAAAGGAGAACACGTTGCCTGAACAGATCGGCCCTTACGGAAAATGGAAGCGTGCCGTTTATGGGACCATCGCTATCGAAATGTTCGACTACTATCAGGAAGGGTGA
- the coaD gene encoding pantetheine-phosphate adenylyltransferase encodes MGKTALFAGSFDPLTNGHIDTISRAAIVFDEIVVAVSTNTSKQSLFDGEQRIQLVAEALRDFPKVRVIRHTGGLTIEMARDVGACALLRGVRNVKDFEYEHSIASMNKLQAPDLETVILLSSENYRYLSSSLIKEVAMFGGDVSTLVPANINAAILQKFKDSAFKGKKISE; translated from the coding sequence ATGGGGAAAACAGCACTATTTGCAGGGAGTTTTGACCCTTTGACAAACGGGCACATCGATACGATCTCCCGTGCAGCCATTGTTTTCGACGAAATCGTCGTTGCGGTGTCGACCAATACATCCAAGCAATCATTATTTGACGGTGAGCAACGGATTCAGTTGGTTGCCGAAGCTTTGCGTGACTTTCCGAAGGTCCGGGTCATCCGCCATACCGGTGGGCTTACAATCGAAATGGCAAGGGATGTCGGTGCCTGTGCGCTTTTGCGCGGGGTGCGAAACGTAAAGGACTTCGAGTATGAACACAGCATTGCCTCGATGAATAAGCTGCAGGCTCCCGATCTTGAGACGGTGATTCTCTTGTCTTCGGAAAACTATCGTTACCTCAGTTCCAGCCTAATCAAGGAAGTCGCGATGTTCGGCGGGGATGTATCCACCTTGGTGCCGGCCAACATCAACGCCGCTATCCTTCAGAAATTCAAGGATAGCGCGTTCAAGGGGAAAAAAATATCGGAATGA
- a CDS encoding helix-hairpin-helix domain-containing protein has translation MDAIREWLAGHKREVIRFAVLFMFLAVCLFGLGRLISGNTAETDTESLQLDETYLAASSVESDQTPVQPQESGPAQEIIIVDIKGAVKNPGVYQAEADMRVIDIIDLAGGLSETADADTVNLSQRVTDQMVIYIPAVGEAAERPIAVPENNLTEQEIGNEEAGTEKVDINTADAVLLQTLNGIGGKKAALIIAYREENGSFQTIEEIMEVSGIGEKTFEGFKNLITVGAK, from the coding sequence TTGGATGCTATTCGGGAATGGCTTGCTGGGCATAAACGGGAAGTGATCAGATTTGCTGTTTTGTTTATGTTTCTCGCGGTATGTCTCTTTGGCTTGGGCAGATTGATATCCGGCAATACGGCAGAAACCGACACCGAGTCACTGCAGTTGGATGAAACTTATCTGGCGGCAAGCTCTGTTGAGTCTGATCAGACGCCAGTGCAGCCGCAAGAGTCGGGGCCGGCCCAGGAAATCATCATTGTCGACATCAAGGGGGCCGTAAAAAATCCGGGTGTATACCAAGCTGAGGCTGATATGCGCGTCATTGACATAATTGATTTGGCGGGTGGCTTGAGTGAAACGGCTGATGCCGACACAGTGAATCTGTCCCAGCGCGTGACGGATCAGATGGTGATCTATATTCCTGCAGTCGGGGAAGCAGCCGAGCGGCCGATTGCGGTGCCGGAAAACAACCTGACCGAACAAGAAATCGGAAACGAGGAGGCCGGAACCGAGAAAGTGGACATCAATACGGCAGACGCGGTATTGCTGCAGACATTGAATGGGATAGGTGGAAAAAAAGCTGCGCTCATCATCGCGTACCGTGAGGAGAACGGCTCTTTCCAGACGATCGAGGAAATAATGGAAGTTTCAGGAATCGGTGAAAAAACCTTCGAGGGGTTTAAAAATCTAATCACGGTCGGAGCAAAATAA
- a CDS encoding ComE operon protein 2, with the protein MERIPWNQYFMAQSVLLSLRSTCKRLEVGATIVRDKRIIAGGYNGSVSGDVHCIDEGCYVVNGHCVRTIHAEMNAILQCAKFGAQTQDAEIYVTHFPCLQCTKMILQAGIKKIYYLEDYHNDSYAVHLLDTMDIPYEQVPLDPDYFSQLLKRKEQPDDDSAACCGHHDD; encoded by the coding sequence ATGGAAAGAATTCCTTGGAATCAATATTTTATGGCACAAAGCGTGCTGCTCTCGCTGAGGAGCACTTGTAAACGCTTGGAGGTAGGGGCAACAATCGTCAGAGACAAACGCATCATAGCCGGAGGATACAACGGAAGTGTTTCCGGCGATGTCCACTGCATCGATGAGGGCTGCTATGTCGTGAACGGGCACTGTGTCCGCACTATCCACGCGGAAATGAATGCGATCCTGCAGTGCGCCAAATTCGGCGCTCAGACACAGGATGCGGAAATATATGTGACACATTTCCCTTGCCTGCAATGCACAAAAATGATTCTGCAGGCCGGCATCAAGAAAATCTACTATTTGGAAGACTACCATAATGACTCCTACGCCGTCCATCTTTTGGATACAATGGACATTCCGTATGAACAAGTTCCCCTCGATCCGGATTATTTTTCTCAATTACTGAAACGAAAAGAACAACCAGATGATGACTCTGCTGCTTGTTGCGGTCATCATGACGACTGA
- a CDS encoding DNA internalization-related competence protein ComEC/Rec2 translates to MPALLVFPLTILGFDGTNVFAWVLLFAIFARLFFMQSKLLNFIAAAVVTASLLSLLVHQWSSASAFSAQEAEGIRTAALQLDPNDMRINGNLLTGEALLQSEGKEETVYFYYTIGTEEEKFNWEQQRFPQRVVATVQLEKPEAERNLHQFDFEDYLNAKSVHWVVTVEAIQSLSEDRSFWSWPSSIRRSIILMLEKLPAVQTTDYIQTMLFNQSHTIAGDTLDAYRGIGLLHLFSISGMHIQLLLSQMRYILLRMKVSHETTNKLLVVFLIAYGVLTGWGIGVFRAICTHFILLMGKITGHRIEAKDAFALTVMVAVFYNPLLIYSASFQLSYLLAGVLYFVAPVSAEWKLNGLLKDICLTALMTMVSFPVVAYHFFEVSWLGIFVNVIFSFFFSWLLFPLFWLLFFAVLFFPEAPFLGVLCAVSDNLLTLLETFAGAAADLDFASLVTGRPPAFYFALVWIALVLLLLSVEKAQRDIRVLCFLMAAVGLFSFAHQLTASGKVVMLDVGQGDAILIITPFHRSAVLIDTGGVITFEREAWQVRETATTAGEKLVSIIKAEGVKKLDRVFLTHADQDHVGSLRELAEGLPIDAVYFPKGAEGNAAFAAVLLELQSQHQVGLFPLLGKVDLEIDADFVFHILAPLAPGEGGNEDSLVIQTSIGGLDWLFTGDLGEEGEEVLMRTYPDLKTDVLKIGHHGSATSSSEGFLDHVQPELALISAGKQNRYGHPDAQILERLELRNIPIFRTDRQGAIHFLYGSEETEWRTILENKK, encoded by the coding sequence TTGCCTGCCTTGCTCGTCTTCCCGTTGACCATTCTTGGTTTTGACGGAACCAACGTTTTCGCATGGGTACTGCTGTTTGCCATTTTTGCGCGCCTTTTCTTTATGCAATCTAAGCTTCTGAACTTCATTGCTGCTGCGGTAGTGACCGCAAGCCTTTTGAGCTTGCTGGTCCACCAGTGGTCAAGTGCATCTGCGTTCTCTGCTCAGGAAGCGGAAGGAATCAGAACAGCTGCGCTGCAGTTGGATCCGAACGACATGCGGATCAACGGCAATCTGTTGACAGGGGAAGCCCTGCTGCAATCGGAAGGCAAGGAAGAAACCGTTTATTTCTACTACACGATCGGAACGGAAGAAGAAAAGTTCAACTGGGAACAACAGCGATTTCCCCAACGGGTCGTGGCCACAGTCCAGTTGGAGAAGCCGGAAGCTGAGAGGAATCTGCATCAATTTGATTTTGAAGATTATCTGAATGCGAAAAGCGTCCATTGGGTCGTTACTGTCGAAGCGATACAGTCCCTAAGTGAGGATCGTTCTTTCTGGTCCTGGCCAAGCAGCATCAGGAGATCCATCATTTTGATGCTGGAAAAATTGCCTGCTGTCCAGACGACCGACTATATTCAAACCATGTTATTCAATCAGTCGCATACTATTGCGGGTGATACCTTGGATGCCTATCGCGGGATCGGTTTATTGCATCTTTTTTCGATTTCCGGCATGCATATCCAGTTGCTGCTGTCTCAGATGCGCTATATCCTTTTGCGGATGAAAGTCAGCCATGAGACTACAAATAAGCTGCTGGTCGTTTTTTTGATCGCTTATGGTGTGTTGACCGGGTGGGGAATCGGTGTCTTCCGAGCTATCTGCACGCATTTTATCCTTTTGATGGGAAAAATCACCGGCCATCGGATTGAAGCGAAAGATGCCTTCGCGCTTACGGTGATGGTTGCTGTTTTTTATAATCCGCTGCTGATTTATTCGGCAAGTTTTCAATTGAGCTATCTTTTGGCGGGAGTATTGTATTTCGTTGCTCCGGTGAGTGCGGAATGGAAACTGAATGGGCTGTTGAAGGATATCTGTTTGACGGCGCTGATGACGATGGTTTCTTTTCCTGTTGTCGCCTATCATTTTTTTGAGGTTTCCTGGCTTGGAATCTTTGTGAATGTGATCTTTTCCTTCTTCTTTTCCTGGCTGCTTTTTCCGCTGTTTTGGTTGTTGTTCTTCGCGGTGCTTTTTTTTCCGGAAGCCCCGTTTCTGGGGGTGCTTTGCGCCGTTTCCGACAACTTGCTCACCCTGTTGGAAACCTTCGCTGGAGCAGCTGCGGATTTGGATTTTGCGTCACTCGTCACAGGGAGACCGCCTGCCTTTTATTTTGCGCTGGTCTGGATCGCCTTGGTGTTGCTCTTGCTGAGCGTTGAAAAGGCACAAAGGGATATCCGTGTGCTCTGTTTCCTGATGGCTGCTGTCGGACTGTTTTCCTTCGCCCACCAGCTGACGGCTTCCGGAAAAGTCGTCATGCTTGATGTGGGGCAGGGGGATGCCATTCTGATCATAACGCCCTTTCATCGTAGTGCCGTGCTGATTGACACGGGAGGCGTGATCACTTTTGAAAGGGAAGCTTGGCAAGTCCGGGAAACAGCGACCACCGCCGGCGAAAAGCTTGTGTCGATAATAAAAGCGGAAGGCGTGAAAAAATTGGACAGGGTCTTTCTGACACATGCCGATCAGGATCATGTCGGTTCGTTGCGGGAACTAGCCGAAGGGTTGCCGATCGATGCGGTTTATTTCCCTAAAGGAGCGGAGGGGAATGCGGCTTTCGCCGCAGTGCTCCTTGAACTGCAAAGCCAGCATCAAGTGGGTCTCTTCCCTTTATTGGGCAAGGTCGATCTAGAGATTGATGCCGATTTTGTTTTTCACATCCTGGCACCTTTAGCGCCGGGTGAAGGCGGAAATGAGGATTCATTGGTCATCCAAACCAGCATAGGCGGTTTGGATTGGTTGTTCACAGGCGATCTCGGAGAAGAAGGTGAAGAGGTGCTGATGCGGACTTATCCTGATCTGAAGACCGATGTCCTGAAAATAGGTCATCACGGCAGCGCAACATCCAGTTCGGAAGGTTTCTTGGATCATGTCCAACCTGAATTGGCCTTGATATCGGCTGGAAAACAGAACCGGTATGGACATCCGGATGCGCAAATACTGGAACGTCTGGAATTGCGGAATATCCCTATATTTCGTACGGATCGACAGGGCGCTATCCACTTTTTGTATGGGTCAGAAGAAACAGAATGGCGAACCATTTTGGAGAACAAAAAATAA
- the holA gene encoding DNA polymerase III subunit delta, which translates to MNYTTEMSKIKKGQLQAVYLFLGKEDFFIEEAKQLLLRTVVDEADKDLNVGIFNMDGTLVDRALEDAESLPFFGERRLVIIENPLFLTAEKPKNGLEHDLGWLESYLENPSPSTILAIFAPYEKLDSRKKISKLLAKKAVTVDVSPLAEKEARKFLGDMIKNEGYQMDRDVLELFYERIENQLSRGMRELPKLFLAGSEDKKLTKQMVIDLIPRNLEQNIFELVTQVLNKNTYLAIQIYRDLLLQKEEPIKINAILLGQFRLLLQVKLLSKNGYQQTDITKVLKIHPYRVKLAFQQVRNLSEKVLADAFQGLVETEYNMKTGQGLKDIQFELFLIRYANAMPKQ; encoded by the coding sequence GTGAATTATACAACGGAGATGTCCAAAATAAAAAAAGGTCAGCTTCAGGCGGTCTATTTATTTTTGGGCAAAGAAGATTTTTTTATAGAAGAAGCGAAGCAGCTGTTGCTGCGTACGGTGGTTGACGAAGCCGACAAGGATTTGAATGTCGGCATATTCAATATGGATGGGACGTTGGTGGATCGGGCTCTTGAAGATGCGGAGTCGCTGCCTTTTTTTGGGGAAAGACGTTTGGTCATCATCGAAAACCCGCTGTTTTTGACGGCCGAAAAACCCAAAAATGGGCTGGAGCATGATCTTGGTTGGCTGGAGAGTTATCTCGAGAACCCTTCGCCCTCAACAATTCTGGCTATTTTTGCGCCTTACGAAAAATTGGACAGCAGAAAAAAAATATCGAAACTCTTGGCTAAGAAGGCCGTCACTGTGGATGTTTCTCCTTTAGCGGAAAAAGAAGCCCGCAAATTTTTGGGGGATATGATAAAAAATGAAGGCTATCAGATGGACCGCGACGTACTCGAGTTATTTTACGAGCGGATCGAAAATCAGCTGTCCCGGGGAATGAGAGAGTTGCCTAAGCTGTTTCTCGCCGGATCTGAAGACAAGAAACTCACAAAACAGATGGTGATCGACTTGATCCCGCGAAATCTGGAACAAAATATTTTTGAATTGGTGACGCAGGTTCTGAACAAGAACACGTATCTGGCCATCCAGATTTACCGGGATCTGTTGCTCCAAAAAGAGGAACCGATCAAAATCAACGCCATCCTTTTAGGGCAATTCCGGCTCTTGCTGCAAGTGAAGCTACTCTCAAAAAATGGGTATCAACAAACCGACATCACCAAAGTATTGAAGATCCATCCTTATCGTGTCAAACTTGCTTTCCAACAAGTGAGGAACCTTTCCGAAAAGGTCTTGGCGGATGCTTTTCAGGGATTGGTCGAGACGGAATACAACATGAAGACAGGGCAGGGGCTGAAGGACATACAATTTGAGCTGTTTCTGATCCGCTACGCAAACGCAATGCCCAAACAGTGA
- the rpsT gene encoding 30S ribosomal protein S20 — MPNIDSAIKRVRTSEKANLKNNAQKSAMRSAIKKFEAAVAEGAENSEELLKAAVKSIDSAASKNLIHQNKASRDISRLTKKLAK; from the coding sequence ATGCCAAATATCGATTCAGCAATCAAACGTGTTCGCACTAGCGAAAAAGCTAACCTAAAAAACAACGCTCAAAAGAGTGCTATGCGTTCAGCTATCAAGAAATTTGAAGCTGCAGTAGCAGAAGGCGCTGAAAATAGCGAAGAATTATTAAAGGCAGCAGTTAAATCTATCGATTCAGCAGCTTCTAAAAACTTAATTCATCAAAACAAAGCGTCTCGCGACATTTCTCGTTTAACTAAAAAATTAGCAAAATAA
- the uvrB gene encoding excinuclease ABC subunit UvrB, translating to MKDQFELVSPYQPSGDQPEAIKELVDGLNLGRRAQTLLGATGTGKTFTVANVIQQVNKPTLVIAHNKTLAGQLYGELKEFFPNNAVEYFVSYYDYYQPEAYVPSSDTYIEKESSVNDEIDKLRHSATSSLLERRDVIVVASVSCIYGLVNPLDYKEHTLSLRQGMEMERNELLRRLVEMQFERNDIDFRRGSFRVRGDVVEIFLASRDNEAIRVEFFGDEIDRIREVDVLTGEIKNDVEHFPIFPATHFVANEEKTLHAVDMIRAELKDRLKVLREENKLLEAQRLEQRTNYDMEMLMEMGYCNGIENYSRHMDGRAPGEPPYTLLDFFPDDYLTVIDESHITMSQIRGMYNGDRSRKEQLVAYGFRLPSTLDNRPLMLKEFEERVNQILYISATPGPYEYEQSPYVSQQIIRPTGLLDPIVEVRPIKGQIDDLISEINLRVERNERVFITTLTKKMSEDLTDYLKEVGIKVNYLHSEIKTMERAEIIRKLRLGEFDVLIGINLLREGLDVPEVSLVAILDADKEGFLRSERSLVQTIGRAARNENGKVIMYADRITDSMERAINETNRRRATQEAYNIKHGITPKTIIKEVRDRISISHTPEDAEGDVSILSVYKAMTMEQRREALDQLDREMREAAKALNFEKAAEIRDMVLELKAEYKGL from the coding sequence ATGAAAGATCAATTTGAATTAGTTTCTCCATACCAGCCAAGTGGTGATCAGCCGGAAGCCATCAAAGAGCTCGTCGACGGCTTGAATCTGGGAAGACGGGCGCAGACCTTGTTGGGCGCGACCGGGACCGGCAAGACTTTCACGGTAGCAAACGTCATCCAGCAAGTAAACAAGCCGACGCTTGTCATTGCACACAACAAAACGTTGGCTGGGCAATTGTATGGCGAATTGAAGGAATTTTTCCCGAACAATGCCGTCGAATATTTTGTGAGTTACTATGACTATTATCAACCCGAAGCGTATGTTCCCTCCAGTGACACTTATATAGAGAAAGAATCCAGCGTAAATGATGAAATCGACAAACTGCGTCATTCCGCAACCAGTTCCTTGCTGGAAAGGCGTGACGTTATTGTTGTGGCTTCCGTATCCTGCATCTATGGTCTGGTGAATCCCTTGGACTATAAAGAGCATACCTTATCTTTGCGGCAAGGGATGGAGATGGAGCGGAATGAACTGCTGCGCAGGTTGGTGGAAATGCAGTTTGAACGCAATGATATCGATTTTAGGCGCGGTTCTTTCCGTGTGCGCGGGGATGTGGTCGAAATTTTTCTGGCATCCCGCGACAACGAGGCGATCCGTGTCGAATTTTTTGGGGATGAAATCGATCGGATCAGGGAAGTCGATGTGTTGACCGGAGAAATCAAGAACGACGTCGAACATTTCCCCATTTTTCCGGCCACTCACTTCGTGGCTAATGAAGAAAAGACTTTGCATGCAGTCGATATGATCCGGGCAGAATTGAAGGATCGCCTCAAAGTGCTGCGTGAAGAAAACAAACTGCTGGAAGCCCAACGCTTGGAACAGCGCACCAACTACGACATGGAAATGTTGATGGAAATGGGATACTGCAACGGAATCGAAAACTATTCCAGGCACATGGATGGACGCGCTCCTGGAGAGCCACCATACACGCTGCTTGATTTTTTCCCGGATGATTATTTGACAGTCATCGACGAGTCGCACATCACGATGTCGCAAATACGCGGCATGTACAACGGAGACCGTTCACGGAAAGAACAGCTGGTGGCATACGGCTTCCGTCTGCCGAGCACCTTGGATAATCGCCCGTTGATGTTGAAGGAATTCGAGGAACGGGTCAACCAGATCCTTTATATTTCAGCGACACCGGGACCATACGAATATGAACAAAGCCCTTATGTTTCCCAACAGATCATCCGTCCGACCGGCTTGTTGGATCCGATTGTGGAAGTGCGTCCGATCAAAGGCCAGATCGATGATCTGATCAGTGAAATCAATTTGCGCGTCGAACGCAATGAACGGGTATTCATCACTACGCTGACGAAGAAGATGTCGGAAGATTTGACCGATTATCTGAAGGAAGTTGGCATCAAAGTCAATTATCTGCACAGTGAAATCAAAACGATGGAGCGCGCGGAAATCATCCGCAAGCTCAGATTGGGAGAATTTGATGTATTGATCGGCATCAATCTTTTGCGGGAGGGGTTGGATGTTCCCGAGGTTTCCCTTGTTGCCATCTTGGATGCCGACAAAGAAGGCTTCCTGAGGAGCGAACGCTCGCTTGTCCAGACGATCGGCCGGGCTGCCCGCAATGAGAACGGGAAAGTCATCATGTATGCAGACCGCATAACAGATTCCATGGAGCGGGCCATAAATGAAACGAACAGGCGACGTGCGACGCAGGAAGCCTACAACATTAAGCATGGCATCACGCCGAAAACGATCATCAAAGAAGTCCGTGACCGCATCAGCATCTCGCACACGCCAGAAGATGCAGAAGGGGATGTCAGCATTTTGAGCGTCTATAAGGCGATGACGATGGAACAACGCCGCGAAGCGCTCGATCAACTGGATAGGGAAATGAGGGAAGCCGCCAAAGCCCTCAATTTTGAAAAAGCGGCAGAAATCCGTGACATGGTATTGGAGCTGAAAGCCGAATACAAAGGTTTATAA
- the rpsO gene encoding 30S ribosomal protein S15: MAISKELKNEIIKEYAIHEGDTGSPEVQIAVLTYEINHLNEHARVHKKDHHSYRGLMKKVGHRRNLLAYLRNKDVPRYRELIQKLGLRR; the protein is encoded by the coding sequence ATGGCAATTTCAAAAGAACTTAAAAATGAAATCATCAAAGAATACGCTATTCACGAAGGAGATACTGGATCCCCTGAAGTGCAAATCGCAGTTCTTACATATGAAATCAACCACTTGAACGAGCACGCACGCGTTCATAAAAAAGACCACCATTCTTACCGTGGCTTAATGAAAAAAGTTGGACACCGTCGTAATTTGTTGGCTTACTTGCGTAACAAAGACGTTCCCCGCTACCGTGAACTAATCCAAAAATTAGGCTTACGTCGTTAA